The window CTCTACGATGCGCACCGACTGATGCATTTCTTTCACACGCACCAAATAGCGTGCAAATGAATCGCCTGCTGTTTCCAGCACTTCATCAAACTGTAGTTTGTCGTAAATCTCATAAGGAAAATGCTTGCGCACATCGCAACTCACGCCACTACCTCTGGCAACAGGACCAGAGCATCCATAAGAGATGGCATCTTCTGGTGAGATATACCCAACCCCCTTCATTCGGTTTTGGAAAATAATATTGCCTGTAACCAACTCATCGTATTCATGAATCTTCTGCTTATAGAGTTGCAGAAAATCCTTCACTCTTTTCTGAAAGTTGGGATGAATATCATGCATCACACCACCGGGCACCATATAGTTCATGGTTAATCTGGCACCGCAGGTTTCTTCCATGATATCATTAATCGTTTCTCTTTCGCGAAATGCGTGGAAGAACGGTGTAAACGCACCAAGATCCATGGCCATCGCACCCCACCACAATTCATGTGAGGCAATGCGTGTCAGTTCATCCATCAACACACGTATCACCTGCGCACGTTCTGGTACTTCTACCTGCAAACCTTTTTCAACGCACAAAGCACAGGCGTGGTTATTGATGTGAGATGAGAGATAATCCATCCGGCTCGTTACATAAATGAACTGTCTATAAGTAAGACTCTCACACATTTTCTCAATGGAGCGATGGATATAGCCCAAGAGTGGTTCTACTTTCTGAATCGTTTCTCCATTCAATGTAATCACCAAGTGCAACACACCATGCGTTGCCGGGTGTTGAGGACCTACATTGATCACCATCTGACCCATGGGGTCATTGTGGGTTTCGTTCACCAGTATGTCGGTAGTTTGATACATAGTTCCGCTTACGCGGGATGTTTATAGTTTGATCATGTTTACAGGATCATCAAAATCTTTCCGCAATGGATTTTTGCCTTCCCATCCATCCGGAAGAATCAGCAAACGCAAATCAGGATGATGCAGAAAATCCACTCCAAACAACTCATACACTTCACGCTCATGAAATTCTGCAGTACGCCATAAATCACACACCGTGTGTATTTGTGGTTGCTGTGTATCCAAATTCACTTTCACCACCAAATGATGTCCTTCCTGTGTTGAACGCAGGTGATACACCATAGTCAAATGTGTTTTCCAATCCACACAAGTGAGGCAGAACAGAAAATTGAACTGTAATTCTTTCTTCAACTTTTCTGTGAGCGGGCGAAACGCTGCAACGCTTACTTGAACATTGAGCCATTCACCACTAGTGTCAAAAGTGGCGTCAGGAACTTGTTCAGTAAGATATGCATGCAGGGCTTCGTTGTTCATATTAGCTGTTTGATCCTTGTCTGATTTGTTCTCTTGTATATCCTTTCTTGATTTTTTCCTGCAGCGTTATCAATGCATGCAGTAAAGCTTCTGGTCTGGGCGGACAACCTGCGATGTATACATCTACAGGAATAATATGGTCTGCTCCTTTGATCACTGAATACGTATTGTAAAAGAAAGGACCACCACTGATGGCACAGGCACCCATCGCAATCACGTATTTGGGATCGGCCATTTGATCATACAATCGCTTCAATACTGGTGCCATCTTATTCACGATGGTACCTGCGATGATGATCACATCGGCCTGACGGGGAGAAGCGCGCGCCACTTCAAAACCAAAACGGGAAAAATCATATTTAGCAGAAGCTACGGCCATCATCTCAATACCGCAGCAACTGGTAGCAAAAGTCAAAGGCCACAAAGAGTTGGAACGCGCCCAGTTGATGAGGTCGTCTAGCTTGCTGAGCACGACGCCACCACCGGGTGTTTCATGCACCTCGCCGGGAAATCCGGCCTGTTTGGCTGCTGAAGAAGAGATCGGTTGCAAGCAGAACAATTTTTAAGTTAACTCATACCCATTTCAATGCGCCTTTTTTGTGCGCATATAAAAAGCCCATGAAGAGTATGAATAAAAAAATGATGATTTCAACTAATGCCAGCCAACCAGTGGCTTTGGCTACCACAGCCCAGGGATAGAGAAAAACCAACTCTACATCAAAAATCAAAAAGATGAGTGCAAACAAATAATACCCCACATTAAACTGTACCCAGGTTTTACCCTGTGTAGGAATACCGCACTCATATGCTTCTCCTTTCTGGGGATTTTTCGTGGCTTTCAATAATGCTTTTGAAATAAGTACCGCAAAACCTGAGAAGGCCAAAGCTGCAAGAATCAAAACAATCATGGAGGCGGCACCCATATTGCGAATCGCATTTAGTGTACGGACAAGTTAGCGAAAAAAAATTCCCGTAAAAAATGACATTTCGCATATGCCATAATTTTTTTTGATGTATAAGCTATAATAAAACAGCCCCGTATACACGGGGCTGTTGATTCAAAACTCAGTTAAGGACTTATTATTATCGCTTTGGCTCCAACAATTTGAAGAACTGATCCAGTTGTGGCAATACCACGATGCGTGTTCTTCTGTTGGCTGCACGACCATTCTCTGTTGTATTATCTGCAACAGGTACATATTGTGCGCGGCCAGCCGCTGTCATACGCTTAGGCTCAATACCATATTTCTTCTGCAACATGCGTACTACAGATGTTGCACGCTTCACACTCAGATCCCAGTTGTCTAACAACAAAGTGTTACCCTTGAAATCAACAGAGTCGGTATGGCCTTCTACCATGAACTCGATTTCAGGCTGGTTAGCCAATACCTTGGCAACTTTACCCAGTACATCTGTTGCACGGTCAGTGATATCGAAGCTACCGCTCTTAAACAGCAGTTTGTCTGAGATATCTATATATACAACACCTTTATCTACTTTAATATTGATGTCTTTGTCATCCAGGTTACCGATAGCACCCTTCAGGTTCATTACCAAAGCCATGTTCAAAGAGTCTTTTCTAGAGATCGCACCCTGCAAATCCTGGATATATGCATCCTTCATACCAATGCTTTCCAAAGACTTCTTGATACTTTCTGCCTGAGAGCTGCTGATAACAGACAGATCTTTCAGCTGACCCAGCACCTGATTGTTGTTCTGCTTCAAGAAATCGATCTGCTTGTTCAGGTTGCTCACATTGTCTTCCAACAAACCACGCTGGCGCATCAATTCAGCATTCTTATCAGTAAGATTGCGCAGGTTGGCTTCACAATCACGCAATTTGGCCTGTTGCTCCAGATAAGAGCCATTCAACTGGGCATATTTGGCTTCTGCAGCCTGGAATTGCTTCTTCGATACACAAGAAAACAGGAACAGCGACGCTGTCAAAACTTTGGCTAAGGCGTAGATTTTTTTCATGATTATTCAATAATTGTGGTCATAATTAGCAATAACTGCACCAACCGAAGTTGATGGCAGCAAAATTAACAGTTGCAAAACGATTTACACTAAAACGAAAAATTAATGTTTGCATTGTCTTACAACTGTCATTTTAACAAAGCCGCTGATAATTGTCATTTTTAAATTCCTGTTCAAAATCGTCCTTTGGATAGCAAAAATTTGTCAAGCAACCGTTAACACCTAATTTCAATTAATAAATTTTTCTACTATGTTCGAAACCAAAACATTTGCCTCAAACAGCACATTTGCTGCGCCATTGGGGCTGCAGGAATGGATTGGCATTATGGAGAAACATTTTACTCCTGATGCAGTTCATTGGTGCGATGGCAGCGATGCAGAATACAATGCGTTATGTCAGCAGTTAGTAGACAAGGGTACATTCATCAAACTCAACCCTGAAAAGCGTCCGAATAGTTTTGCCTGCTTCAGCGACCCCAGCGATGTGGCTCGCGTAGAAGACAGAACTTATATCTGCAGCCGCAGAAAAGAAGATGCTGGTCCAACCAACAACTGGATGGAGCCCAAGGAAATGAAAAAACTACTGGAAGACCTCACAGCTGGTTCTATGAAAGGCCGTACCATGTATGTGATTCCTTTCTGTATGGGTCCGGTAGGTTCTCCGCTTTCCCGTTATGGTGTGCAGATTACAGACAGTGAGTATGTGGTGATCAATATGAAGATCATGACCCGCATGGGTGCACAGATCATGCCTTATCTGCAATCCAACGAATGGGTAAAATGTATCCATACCGTTGGTGCACCATTGCAAGCAGGCCAGGCAGATGCCAAATGGCCTTGTAACCCAACTGTAAAATATATCACACATTTCCCTGAAGAAAGATTGATTATCTCTTATGGTAGTGGTTATGGTGGTAATGCTTTACTGGGTAAAAAATGTTTCGCTTTACGTATTGCCAGTGTAATGGGCCGCGATGAAGGTTGGCTGGCAGAACACATGCTGATTCTGGGTGTGGAATCTCCTGATGGAGAGAAAACCTATATCGGCGGCGCTTTCCCAAGTGCTTGTGGTAAAACCAATTTCGCCATGCTGATTCCACCATCAGGACTGGATGGCTGGAAGATTACCACCATCGGTGATGATATTGCTTGGATTCATAAAGATGAAACTGGTCGCCTACGCGCCATTAACCCCGAAGCAGGTTATTTCGGTGTAGCCCCAGGTACCAATACCAAAACCAATCCAAACGCGATGGCTTCCATCGCTGCCAATACCATTTTCACCAATGTGGCCATCACACCTGATGGTGATGTATGGTGGGAAGGCATGACAAAGGAAGTACCCGATGGGTTGATCGATTGGCACGGACAACCTTACGATAAGAACAGCGGTAAACCTGCTGCACACCCCAACGCCCGCTTTACAGCGCCGGCTTATCAAAACCCGGTAATTGATAAAGATTGGGATAATCCAGAAGGTGTGCCCATGCATGCATTTGTATTTGGTGGTCGCAGAAGTACCGCCGTACCATTGGTATACCAATCATTCAACTGGTCATTTGGTGTATACCTTGCTGCTACCATGGGTAGTGAAATGACTGCTGCAGCATTTGGTGAAATTGGTAAAGTAAGGCGCGATCCATTTGCGATGTTGCCATTCCTTGGCTACCATATGGCCGATTATTTCAACCATTGGTTACAGTTTGGTCGCGACCTGCCTAACCCGCCACGCATTTTTGGTGTGAACTGGTTCCGCAAGGACGATCAAGGCAATTTCATTTGGCCGGGCTTTGGTGAAAACATGCGCGTGCTGAAATGGATTGTGGGCCGCATTCGCGGAAAAGGTGCCGGTGTGGAAAGTCCAATTGGTTGGGTACCACGTTACAGAGATGTTGACTGGACCGAAAGCGGCTTTACCAAAGAAGACTTTGATAAAGTAATGACCATTGACAGAGAACCATGGAAGAAAGAATTGCTTGGTCATGAAGAACTGTTCGCACAGCTGTACGACAGACTGCCTAAAGAGTTCTTCTATATGCGTGAGTTATTGTTGTCTTCACTCTGGAGAAGCCCCGAACATTGGGGTCTGGCTCCGGAAAGACATTAATGCCATATGAAAGGTAAATAGGGTAATCCCGGTTCTCAAAAAGAGCCGGGATTTTTATTGCTTACAATAAATGTGCAACACCGTTTTCCGGAATTTTTCCATCAACTGATGCAAAAAATGTGATGATGCGTTTGAAATCTGCAGCTTCATCATCTGAAGGATAAAAATGATCACCAACCACGCATTGCTTATTACCAAAATCAAGCCCTACCATAACAATCGGCACACCTGCACCTTTGGCAATATGATAAAACCCACTGCGCAATTTGTCTACTTTTTTTCTCGTGCCTTCCGGCGATAAAGCAAGCATAAAATCATCCTTACCGCGAAACATATCTATTGCTTGTTCTACCATGTTTTTTCTGCTAAACCGATCAACGGGCGTACCACCCAAACTTTTGAACCACCAGCCAAATGGCCCTTGAAACAATTCTTGCTTACCGAGAAAATGAGAATGTTTCAGCTTCATGGTGTTTCTGAAACCAAGACCAATGATGAAGTCCCAGGCACTTGTGTGTGGACCAACAATAATCACACACTTACGCAGATGATAAGGAAACTCACCGCGCTGTGACCAACCGTTAATACGTAAATATGTTTTCCAGAATAATGACAAGCAATTAAAAGTACGGGGATTTAGTTAATTCCCAATCGTATGGTGATAGACCATATTGTACAGATCGCGCGGATTAAATGGCTTTACAATAATTCCATTAAAATAAGTAGAGAATGTTTTGCTTTCTATCTCACTTGGAACTGTTGCGGTTAATGCAACAATGGGCAGGTTATCGCCGCGTTCGCGGATGATCTTAGTAGCTTCATAGCCATCCATCACCGGCATGTGCATATCCATTAAGATCAGTTTGTGTCTGTCTGTATCCAGCTTTTGGATAGCTTCTTCACCATTTCTTGCCACCTCAACTTTTGCGCCCCATTTCTTCAGGAAGGATTCCGTAACAAGGATATTCATTTCATTATCCTCTACCAGCAAAATATCTACACCATTCAGGGTATTGTCCTGATTATTGCTCTGTGTGGATTTCTGCATTTCTGCATGAATGCTGCTGGCTTCTTTATCACTCAGCGGATATGTAAGGGTGAAATAGAAAGTTGAACCCTTACCTGCTTCGCTTTGTAACTGAAGCATCGCTCCTTGTCTTTCCAATATCAATCTGCTGATGGCCAAGCCTAGACCGGTGCCGCCAAATCTTCTAGATGTAGAAGAATCTGCTTGTGTAAACCTTTCGAAAATGAATCGCTGTTTTTGTTCTTCAATACCAATACCGGTGTCTTCTACCATCACTTTTACCGTTACATCATTCTCGGTTTGTTCTTCTACCAGAATACTTAAACACACCCAACCCTCTTGTGTAAACTTAATGGCATTGTGTACCAGGTTCGTGAACACTTGCGCAACACGCGTGGGATCTGCCATTACCTTATTGGTTAATTTATCATCCAAACGCATCCGCAGTTCAATGCCTTTTTCTTTCGCATAGGCACGCATGCCCAACATCACATTCCGCGCGATGGATAAGAGATCAACCTCTTCCGGATAAAAATCAATCTTTCCTGCTTCAATCTTATTGTAATCCAAAATACTGTTCACAATAGACAAAAGGTTGTCAGCTGAAAACAACAACACATTCAATTGCTCTTTCTGATCTTCTCTCGGATTATTCTTCAACATCAAATGCGTCATGCCAATGACTGAATTAAGCGGAGTACGAATCTCGTGCGACATCACCGATAAAAACTCAGACTTCGCACGAAGACCGCTTTCAGCAAGTGTCTTGGCTTTATTGAGTTCATAAGAGAAACGATACGCCAGAATCAAACACTGTAAAAAGAAGAACACCACATAGCCCATGGTTTCCAGCACGCGGCTATCCCTGGTAATACCAAAATGCTGCAGGTTTACATTGATCAAGATCATCAATAAAACGAGCAGACTCACAACAATATACCCCGATGCTAAACGCTTCAGATAAATTGCCCGGAAGAAAACATATGTTCCATAGGCAATGAATAGAAAAGTAGTAATCAGGAAATAGTTAATGGTTCTGGTGAACAGTGTTGTTGGCAGAAATAACCCACCAGCAAAAAAGACCAGACAAAAACCAATCATCCATCTTACAATCTGTCTGTTCGCATCTTCTGGATAGAGATGACTGATGTATTGAATCAGGAAAATAACTGAAGCAAACAATGTGAGGTATTCCAACCGAATGTTCACATACCAGCTCACATCTGGAAAAACATTGTGTAAAGCATAACCACCGCTACCAACTATACGATAGCTATAAGCAATACAAAACAGCGCGAAGTAGAGAATAGATTTATCGTGTCTGCCAAAAAGGTATAAACCAAAAAAGAACAAGCCACCCAAAAGCAAACCGCCCGACAAGAGAAAATCAACTGCATTACTTTTTTGCTGCTGACCCATCAACTTTACCGCATCGCCAATGCGCATTTCTTCATAAGGCCCGCCTGTGGCGTGTGAGAAATTGGCGATCTGCAGAATAAGGTGAAGTGTATCACTTTGGGGAAGTACAAGGGTTTCTTTTTTCCATTTGGGGATGTATCCTGCCTCGCTGGTATCTGGCCTGCCGTGTTCAGTCAGTATTCTTCCGTTCACAAAAATCCGCTGGGAGGAATAGACGTCTGGTACGGTGATGGCTAATGGCTTGTGCCCCGGTGGAAGGTAGACACGCAACTGATAAGTTGCATAGTCCATGGACGATAAGTCCACCCCGTTTAATGCTAACTTATTCCAAATCAGCGGAAAGCGAACCCCTGTACCCGCTGCAGTGTCTCCCGGATAAAGGAGCCGGTGCGGATGAATCAGCCATTCGCCGTTCAGAGAATAGGTGTTTTTGGTAAAATCGGCTTTTTGAAGGTCTATTACCCCCTGTTGTGCCGTAATTCTGTGCAGTTTGGGACCGGGTCTGCAGGCAGCAAATAAAAGCATACCAAAGAGCACCAATGAGCAGATACTCAATAGCAAAGGAGTGCTTTTATCAACCGCACTTTGCCTCATTAGATTAATCTTGGTTGCATGATTGGTAACACAAACAATATTAGCACATTATAAACGAAGAAACCGGCGCTTTCTTGCATCCGGATACTATAAATAAAACAGGATAATCCGGTTAGAACAAACAATCGGCGCCCTTTAAGGCCTTTTTAAACAGCGTTGGCTGCAGGCTTTGCTATTTTCGGTGTAGCAATCTTTCGGCAAACCTGCTTCGTAAGTGTTACTGAAAGGGTGCTTATCCAAATCCAAAATCTGATTTTCTATGCAAAAGCCGCTACTCGCTGTGCTCATATGGGCATTCGTCCATACTACATTACAAGCACAAAAATCGCCTGTTCAATATGGCATCAACATGTGTGGCGGTGAATTTGGTGAGAGCCATTTACCGGGTACCCTTAATCTTCATTATAGTTATCCCACCAATGCAGAAATTGATTATTTCTATAAGAAAGGTTTTCGCCTGATTGATCTGCCTTTCAAATGGGAACGCGTACAACGCAGTCTGGGTGGGCAATTAGACAATGCTGAAATGAATGAGATCAGACGGATTGTAGCACATTGCCAAAATCTGGGCATTGGCGTTATTCTCAGTATGCACAATTTCGGTCGCTATACAATGGGTGGTAAGGAGTTCATCATTGGTGGATCACGTGTAAGTAAAGAGCATTTAGGTGATTTCTGGAGAAAGATGGCTTCAGAGATGCGTCATTATAAAAACATTTATGCTTACGATATCATGAATGAGCCACATCATATGGGTTCATTCAAATGGTTTGAAACTGCACAGACGGTGATTTATGCAATCAGACAGGAAGATGCGGTTAACCAGATCATGATTGCTGGCGATAACTATGCGCGCATTGAGCAGTGGGTGCAATACAGCGATGTACTGAAGGACCTGAAAGATCCCTCCGGAAAGATTATATATGATGCGCATTGTTATTTCGACATCGACTATTCCGGCAGATACAAAATGGGCTATGACGAAAACGGCATTGATGAATATATTGGCGTGCGCAGAGCAAAACCATTTCTCGATTGGTTGAAGGCCAACAATAAAAAAGGGTTTATTGGTGAGTTTGGTGTTCCTGATAACGATCCAAGATGGTTAAAAGCCCTGGATGTGTTTATGCGCTATATCAGCGAAAGCGGCATTTCAGGTAATTATTGGGCTGGCGGACATATGTGGGATAATGATTATACCCTTGCGCTAACACCCAGAAAAGGGAAAGATCGTCCGCAAATGAGCGTGATGAGCAGGTATACCAATGTTCGCCCTGTTAGTTCCAGCGTATATGTTGCAACAATGAATGCGATGATCGCGGGTCCTCAGAATAATACAGCAATCGTTAATACTGTTGCAGTTGCTACTCAAACACAGACAGCCAAACCAGCTGTTTCTTCAGCTACACCTGCCAATACCGCATCTGCGGTGTATCTGCCTGGCACTACTATTCTGCCGGCCAACCAAACTCAAACAAACACAAGAAATACCACAAGTGCAGAGTTGCGCTTGAGAAAATAAGTTTATAGTGGGGTGCTTCATAAAGAGAAAAACCGGCAGTTAATGCCGGTTTTCTTATTGTATGGCCGATTTTTTATTGTTTTTTAATGATTTTGTTGCTTTTTATTGTGTTGCTTTGAAGTCCAAGATCCTCGGAAAACCTCCATCCATTTCCTCCTCTAACCACAAGCTGATCCAAATCCTGATTCGGAAGACCCGAGATCAATCCACTTATTTTTTATCCTGGAAGAACCGGTTAAAACACTGTTTATGCAGCAACCGGTACGCCATATTTGTTTCACTTTTTTGCTTAGCGCTTTATTGGCCCTGGGGTCGTTTGGCCAAACCCTGCCCTTCGGTATTAATATGTGCGGCGGCGAGTTTGGTGAAAAAGAATTTCCCGGTACTTATGGTGTTACCTATCAATACCCCTCTAATACTGATATTGAGTACTTCTATAAGAAAGGTTTCCGTTTGATTGATTTGCCCTTTAAATGGGAGCGCGTTCAACCCAAACTGGGCGAAGAGCTGGACGCTTTTCAACTGAAGGAAATGAAACGAGTTGTTGCCTTTTGCGAGAGCAGGGGCATCAAAGTTATTCTGGGCATGCACAATTTTGGCCGCTATCGCATCAACAATCGCGATATCGTAATTGGCAGTCCCTATGTTACACGTGCTGATTACAATGATGTTTGGAAAAGATTGGCCAAAGAGTTCAAGGGTTTCAAAAACATCTATGGCTTCGACATCATGAACGAGCCTCACCACATGGGCGCTTACAGCTGGAGCGAAACTGCTCAACAGGTAATCATGGCCATCCGCTCTGTGGATGCGCGCAATGCCATCATCGTTCCTGGTGAAAACTATTCCAATCCAGACACCTGGGTTAAGTACAACGATGGTCTTCGCAAACTGAAAGACCCTTCTGATAACCTGATTTTTGATGCACATTGCTATTTCGACCGCGACTATACCGGAAAGTATTTGTTGCCATATGAGTTAAACCAGGTAGATGAGTATGTTGGCGTGAGACGCATCAAGCCTTTTGTAGATTGGCTGGAGAAGAACAATTTAAAAGGTATGGTTGGTGAGTTTGGCGTACCCGGTAATGATCCCCGCTGGTTAAAAGCTTTAGATGTATTCATGCGCTATATCAGTGATCTGGGTATGAATGGTTGCTACTGGGCTGCTGGTCCGTTGTGGTCTGATGATTATGCTTTGTCTGTTAACCCAATTGCAGACAATATTGATAAGCCACAAATGAAGATCCTGAAGCAATACCCTTATGCTGTTGCCGATGAAGCAAGTTTATTTGTGAAAAACGCGAATGATAAAATCAAGTATTCTGTTCAAAGAAGAGAATTTGCCTTAGAGAACACCAAAACCTTCTACAGCAGCGCTTACGATTATCGCTATTACCATGCGGTAGCTTCTCAGCAGTACAAGACTAAAACAATAGATCCGGTAAAAAAGATAACAACCCCGGTTCAAACAGATAACAAAAAAGATTCGGCTTCTCCCATCAGCACTAAAGCTGTTGCCGTAACCAATACAAACAAACCGGCCACAGCGCCATCAAACACCAACTATGAAAAACTGGTTACAGAAACTGCAGCACTGGTTGAAAAGACAACGCAGCCAGCAACCATCTTATTACCCGGCTCCAGTCTTATGCCCGGTAAGGAATCAACGATGATGCTTCCTGCTGAAAAGAAAACAGATGCGCCTAAACTGCGCAAATAGTTTACTCTACTTCAACAACCATTTCTATTTCAACGCACATATTTCCTGCGGGTAATGCATTCATACCCACAGCACTTCTTGCATGACGGCCTTTATCACCAAAAACTGCTACCAGTAAGTCTGAGCAGCCATTGATTACTTTGGGCTGATCTGAAAACTCGGGTATTGAGTTCACCATACCCAAGACTTTTACGATACGCTTTACCTTATTCAAATCGCCAACTGCATCTTTTAATGAAGCTAATAATTGTATGGCTGTTAAGCGCGCTGCATCATATCCCTGCTCAATACTGATGTCTTTTCCAAGTTTGCCCGTGATATAGGTTCCATCTGGTTTTTGCGGACCATGGCCTGACAAAAAAATCAGGTTACCCGTTCTTACCCATTTCACATAATTCGCAATTGGCTTACCCACAGCAGGTAATTGAATATTCAACTCTTTCAGCTTGGCCTCGGCTTGCTGGGCTTTTGTGCATAGTGCCAGGCAGATGAAACAGCCTATCAAAAAAAACTTATGGTGCATGGTGCTTGTTTTGTTAAAGATATTGCTTCGTTGTGATCAGTTGCATCAATTCAAGTAATCTTGCGGTATGAAAAGAAACTGGTTCCTGGTATTGCTATCCTGTATTCCCACTTTCATCTTCGCACAAACCGTGCGTCAAGAATATGCTGCTGTATTAACGCTACCAGATGGCGTGCAAATTCCTTTTCGTTTTGAACAGGTTCGCGAACAAAATAAATTACGCTGGTTCATTCTTAACGCCTCTGAACGTTTACTGGTAGATGATTTTCAGCATGCTGGTGATAGCTTACTGGTTCAAATGCCCTTTTTTGAATCTGCATTTAAAGTCTATGTAGAGAAAGACGGACATATGCGCGGCCGATGGATGAAAAAAACAGCCACAGAACCTTTTTCCATTCCCTTTGAAGCAAAGCCTTTACAGGCTATATCTGCAAGCAAAAGCAGTCAGGATATTCAAGGCCGTTGGCGTGTCTCTTTTCAAAGAAGCAATGGCAGCTGGCGT is drawn from Chitinophagales bacterium and contains these coding sequences:
- a CDS encoding glycoside hydrolase family 5 protein, with amino-acid sequence MQQPVRHICFTFLLSALLALGSFGQTLPFGINMCGGEFGEKEFPGTYGVTYQYPSNTDIEYFYKKGFRLIDLPFKWERVQPKLGEELDAFQLKEMKRVVAFCESRGIKVILGMHNFGRYRINNRDIVIGSPYVTRADYNDVWKRLAKEFKGFKNIYGFDIMNEPHHMGAYSWSETAQQVIMAIRSVDARNAIIVPGENYSNPDTWVKYNDGLRKLKDPSDNLIFDAHCYFDRDYTGKYLLPYELNQVDEYVGVRRIKPFVDWLEKNNLKGMVGEFGVPGNDPRWLKALDVFMRYISDLGMNGCYWAAGPLWSDDYALSVNPIADNIDKPQMKILKQYPYAVADEASLFVKNANDKIKYSVQRREFALENTKTFYSSAYDYRYYHAVASQQYKTKTIDPVKKITTPVQTDNKKDSASPISTKAVAVTNTNKPATAPSNTNYEKLVTETAALVEKTTQPATILLPGSSLMPGKESTMMLPAEKKTDAPKLRK
- a CDS encoding glycoside hydrolase family 5 protein; this encodes MQKPLLAVLIWAFVHTTLQAQKSPVQYGINMCGGEFGESHLPGTLNLHYSYPTNAEIDYFYKKGFRLIDLPFKWERVQRSLGGQLDNAEMNEIRRIVAHCQNLGIGVILSMHNFGRYTMGGKEFIIGGSRVSKEHLGDFWRKMASEMRHYKNIYAYDIMNEPHHMGSFKWFETAQTVIYAIRQEDAVNQIMIAGDNYARIEQWVQYSDVLKDLKDPSGKIIYDAHCYFDIDYSGRYKMGYDENGIDEYIGVRRAKPFLDWLKANNKKGFIGEFGVPDNDPRWLKALDVFMRYISESGISGNYWAGGHMWDNDYTLALTPRKGKDRPQMSVMSRYTNVRPVSSSVYVATMNAMIAGPQNNTAIVNTVAVATQTQTAKPAVSSATPANTASAVYLPGTTILPANQTQTNTRNTTSAELRLRK
- a CDS encoding RidA family protein; its protein translation is MHHKFFLIGCFICLALCTKAQQAEAKLKELNIQLPAVGKPIANYVKWVRTGNLIFLSGHGPQKPDGTYITGKLGKDISIEQGYDAARLTAIQLLASLKDAVGDLNKVKRIVKVLGMVNSIPEFSDQPKVINGCSDLLVAVFGDKGRHARSAVGMNALPAGNMCVEIEMVVEVE